A window of the Ostrea edulis chromosome 1, xbOstEdul1.1, whole genome shotgun sequence genome harbors these coding sequences:
- the LOC125666132 gene encoding 60S ribosomal protein L14-like, whose product MVLSQFRFVEVGRVAMIAYGPDAGKLAVIVDVIDQNRALVDGPCTGVSRQQINFKALQLTSIVMSIPRGLRPGNLAKSWEKQEIKKKWESTSWAKKIANKEKRAQLTDFDRFKLMKAKQARNRLINVEFGKLKKTNKKAAPKPRKKPVKK is encoded by the exons ATGGTTCTCAGTCAG ttcCGCTTTGTGGAAGTTGGCCGTGTGGCCATGATTGCCTATGGCCCAGACGCTGGAAAGCTAGCTGTCATTGTTGATGTAATCGACCAAAACAGG GCCTTGGTTGATGGACCTTGCACAGGTGTATCCAGACAACAGATAAACTTCAAGGCACTGCAGCTTACATCCATTGTGATGAGTATTCCACGAGGATTACGACCAGGAAACCTTGCAAAATCTTGGGAAAAGCAGGAAATTAAGAAGAAGTGGGAAAGCACATCCTGGGCAAAGAAAATTGCCAACAAAGAAAAG CGGGCTCAGTTGACAGACTTTGACAGGTTCAAGCTGATGAAAGCCAAACAGGCG AGAAATCGGTTGATTAATGTGGAGTTTGGAAAgctaaagaaaacaaacaaaaaagctgCTCCAAAACCAAGAAAGAAGCCTGTGAAAAAATAG
- the LOC125666114 gene encoding probable D-lactate dehydrogenase, mitochondrial isoform X3: protein MLRGRLKRVTSAVVKLQQQEKCFGTQAAHKIAPVSDNLVQSLQRIVGSGNVSQAMAVREQHGKDESYHPCAPPQVVAFAESVEQVSGVTKLCNEHRVPLIPFGSGTGLEGGINAIKGGVCLDVMKMDKVIAVHPEDFDCQVECGVTRKTLNNYLRDTGLWFPIDPGADASLCGMCSTSASGTNAVRYGTMRENVLNMEVVLADGRIIHTAGEDRRTKKTSAGYNLTNLFVGSEGTLGIITKATLRLHGIPETSVSAVCSFENIQSAVDTTVQVLQCGIPMARIEFLDEVSVDACNKYANMDMKVAPSLFLEFSGSPKSLEENAEIVGDLVKLNGGSDFRWATDVDERNRLWKTRHDILYACMALRPGCKPYSTDVCVPMSNLPKVVVESKKYIDEAGVIGAYILGHVGDGNFHILFIMDHTNEKEVQTVLDISRRVGLLAQELDGTCTGEHGIGLGKRELLLKEIGETGIEVMQQLKQTLDPNGILNPGKVFF from the exons ATGCTTAGGGGACGCTTAAAGCGAGTGACATCGGCTGTTGTAAAATTACAGCAACAGGAGAAATGTTTCGGAACACAG GCAGCCCATAAAATAGCCCCTGTGTCAGATAACTTGGTGCAAAGCTTGCAGAGGATTGTGGGTAGTGGCAATGTCTCACAGGCAATGGCTGTGCGGGAGCAGCATGGGAAAGATGAATCATATCACCC ATGTGCTCCTCCACAGGTTGTGGCCTTTGCTGAAAGTGTAGAACAGGTATCTGGTGTAACAAAGCTTTGTAATGAGCACAGAGTTCCCCTGATTCCGTTTGGGAGTGGCACTGGACTGGAGGGAGGAATTAATGCAATCAAA GGTGGAGTATGCCTGGACGTTATGAAAATGGACAAGGTGATAGCTGTCCACCCAGAAGACTTTGATTGTCAGGTGGAGTGTGGTGTAACCAGGAAGACCCTCAATAATTACCTGCGAGACACTGGGTTATGGTTTCCGATAG ACCCCGGAGCGGACGCCTCCCTGTGTGGTATGTGTTCCACCAGTGCCTCGGGAACCAATGCAGTGAGGTATGGAACGATGAGAGAGAATGTTTTGAATATGGAGGTGGTTCTGGCAGACGGCAGGATAATTCATACAGCTGGAGAGGACAGACGTACCAA aaaaacatCAGCAGGGTACAACTTGACCAATCTTTTTGTTGGATCAGAGGGAACTCTGGGAATTATTACCAAGGCAACACTCAGACTTCATGGAATACCAGAAACA TCAGTGTCTGCAGTGTGttcatttgaaaatatacagTCAGCTGTAGACACCACAGTACAAGTTCTGCAGTGTGGCATTCCGATGGCAAGAATCG AGTTCTTAGATGAGGTGTCTGTGGATGCTTGCAACAAATATGCCAATATGGACATGAAAGTGGCTCCATCACTGTTTCTAGAATTTTCTGGAAGCCCCAAGTCATTGGAAGAGAATGCAGAAATTGTTG GTGACCTTGTAAAATTGAATGGAGGATCCGACTTCAGATGGGCCACAGATGTTGATGAGAGAAACCGTCTCTGGAAGACAAGGCATGATATTCTGTATGCCTGCATGGCACTCAGACCAGGCTGTAAG CCTTATTCCACAGACGTCTGTGTTCCTATGTCTAACCTTCCTAAGGTAGTCGTGGAGTCCAAGAAATACATTGACGAAGCTGGAGTCATAG GTGCATACATTCTGGGCCACGTAGGTGATGGAAATTTTCACATCCTGTTTATTATGGACCATACAAATGAGAAAGAAGTTCAAACTGTGTTGGACATATCACGCAGAGTGGGATT ACTGGCCCAGGAGTTGGATGGTACCTGTACAGGCGAACATGGTATTGGACTTGGGAAACGAGAGCTTTTACTTAAAGAAATCGGAGAGACTGGAATCGAAGTGATGCAGCAATTAAAGCAGACACTTGACCCAAATGGCATCTTAAATCCAGGCAAAGTCTTCTTCTGA
- the LOC125666114 gene encoding probable D-lactate dehydrogenase, mitochondrial isoform X4 produces MLRGRLKRVTSAVVKLQQQEKCFGTQAAHKIAPVSDNLVQSLQRIVGSGNVSQAMAVREQHGKDESYHPCAPPQVVAFAESVEQVSGVTKLCNEHRVPLIPFGSGTGLEGGINAIKGGVCLDVMKMDKVIAVHPEDFDCQVECGVTRKTLNNYLRDTGLWFPIDPGADASLCGMCSTSASGTNAVRYGTMRENVLNMEVVLADGRIIHTAGEDRRTKKTSAGYNLTNLFVGSEGTLGIITKATLRLHGIPETSVSAVCSFENIQSAVDTTVQVLQCGIPMARIEFLDEVSVDACNKYANMDMKVAPSLFLEFSGSPKSLEENAEIVGDLVKLNGGSDFRWATDVDERNRLWKTRHDILYACMALRPGCKPYSTDVCVPMSNLPKVVVESKKYIDEAGVIGPMVGHVGDGNFHVFFPVDQSNPDEVKTVHDVSVKMALLAQELDGTCTGEHGIGLGKRELLLKEIGETGIEVMQQLKQTLDPNGILNPGKVFF; encoded by the exons ATGCTTAGGGGACGCTTAAAGCGAGTGACATCGGCTGTTGTAAAATTACAGCAACAGGAGAAATGTTTCGGAACACAG GCAGCCCATAAAATAGCCCCTGTGTCAGATAACTTGGTGCAAAGCTTGCAGAGGATTGTGGGTAGTGGCAATGTCTCACAGGCAATGGCTGTGCGGGAGCAGCATGGGAAAGATGAATCATATCACCC ATGTGCTCCTCCACAGGTTGTGGCCTTTGCTGAAAGTGTAGAACAGGTATCTGGTGTAACAAAGCTTTGTAATGAGCACAGAGTTCCCCTGATTCCGTTTGGGAGTGGCACTGGACTGGAGGGAGGAATTAATGCAATCAAA GGTGGAGTATGCCTGGACGTTATGAAAATGGACAAGGTGATAGCTGTCCACCCAGAAGACTTTGATTGTCAGGTGGAGTGTGGTGTAACCAGGAAGACCCTCAATAATTACCTGCGAGACACTGGGTTATGGTTTCCGATAG ACCCCGGAGCGGACGCCTCCCTGTGTGGTATGTGTTCCACCAGTGCCTCGGGAACCAATGCAGTGAGGTATGGAACGATGAGAGAGAATGTTTTGAATATGGAGGTGGTTCTGGCAGACGGCAGGATAATTCATACAGCTGGAGAGGACAGACGTACCAA aaaaacatCAGCAGGGTACAACTTGACCAATCTTTTTGTTGGATCAGAGGGAACTCTGGGAATTATTACCAAGGCAACACTCAGACTTCATGGAATACCAGAAACA TCAGTGTCTGCAGTGTGttcatttgaaaatatacagTCAGCTGTAGACACCACAGTACAAGTTCTGCAGTGTGGCATTCCGATGGCAAGAATCG AGTTCTTAGATGAGGTGTCTGTGGATGCTTGCAACAAATATGCCAATATGGACATGAAAGTGGCTCCATCACTGTTTCTAGAATTTTCTGGAAGCCCCAAGTCATTGGAAGAGAATGCAGAAATTGTTG GTGACCTTGTAAAATTGAATGGAGGATCCGACTTCAGATGGGCCACAGATGTTGATGAGAGAAACCGTCTCTGGAAGACAAGGCATGATATTCTGTATGCCTGCATGGCACTCAGACCAGGCTGTAAG CCTTATTCCACAGACGTCTGTGTTCCTATGTCTAACCTTCCTAAGGTAGTCGTGGAGTCCAAGAAATACATTGACGAAGCTGGAGTCATAG GTCCCATGGTAGGGCATGTTGGTGATGGCAACTTCCATGTCTTCTTCCCTGTTGATCAGAGCAACCCAGACGAAGTCAAAACTGTCCATGACGTGTCCGTTAAAATGGCATT ACTGGCCCAGGAGTTGGATGGTACCTGTACAGGCGAACATGGTATTGGACTTGGGAAACGAGAGCTTTTACTTAAAGAAATCGGAGAGACTGGAATCGAAGTGATGCAGCAATTAAAGCAGACACTTGACCCAAATGGCATCTTAAATCCAGGCAAAGTCTTCTTCTGA
- the LOC125666114 gene encoding probable D-lactate dehydrogenase, mitochondrial isoform X2 — translation MFRNTVTIEWSRNGLKLNASSSLRHKIRRREMTPAAHKIAPVSDNLVQSLQRIVGSGNVSQAMAVREQHGKDESYHPCAPPQVVAFAESVEQVSGVTKLCNEHRVPLIPFGSGTGLEGGINAIKGGVCLDVMKMDKVIAVHPEDFDCQVECGVTRKTLNNYLRDTGLWFPIDPGADASLCGMCSTSASGTNAVRYGTMRENVLNMEVVLADGRIIHTAGEDRRTKKTSAGYNLTNLFVGSEGTLGIITKATLRLHGIPETSVSAVCSFENIQSAVDTTVQVLQCGIPMARIEFLDEVSVDACNKYANMDMKVAPSLFLEFSGSPKSLEENAEIVGDLVKLNGGSDFRWATDVDERNRLWKTRHDILYACMALRPGCKPYSTDVCVPMSNLPKVVVESKKYIDEAGVIGPMVGHVGDGNFHVFFPVDQSNPDEVKTVHDVSVKMALLAQELDGTCTGEHGIGLGKRELLLKEIGETGIEVMQQLKQTLDPNGILNPGKVFF, via the exons ATGTTTCGGAACACAG TAACAATAGAGTGGTCACGTAATGGGCTGAAATTGAATGCAAGCAGCTCATTAAGACATAAGATTCGGAGGAGAGAAATGACACCT GCAGCCCATAAAATAGCCCCTGTGTCAGATAACTTGGTGCAAAGCTTGCAGAGGATTGTGGGTAGTGGCAATGTCTCACAGGCAATGGCTGTGCGGGAGCAGCATGGGAAAGATGAATCATATCACCC ATGTGCTCCTCCACAGGTTGTGGCCTTTGCTGAAAGTGTAGAACAGGTATCTGGTGTAACAAAGCTTTGTAATGAGCACAGAGTTCCCCTGATTCCGTTTGGGAGTGGCACTGGACTGGAGGGAGGAATTAATGCAATCAAA GGTGGAGTATGCCTGGACGTTATGAAAATGGACAAGGTGATAGCTGTCCACCCAGAAGACTTTGATTGTCAGGTGGAGTGTGGTGTAACCAGGAAGACCCTCAATAATTACCTGCGAGACACTGGGTTATGGTTTCCGATAG ACCCCGGAGCGGACGCCTCCCTGTGTGGTATGTGTTCCACCAGTGCCTCGGGAACCAATGCAGTGAGGTATGGAACGATGAGAGAGAATGTTTTGAATATGGAGGTGGTTCTGGCAGACGGCAGGATAATTCATACAGCTGGAGAGGACAGACGTACCAA aaaaacatCAGCAGGGTACAACTTGACCAATCTTTTTGTTGGATCAGAGGGAACTCTGGGAATTATTACCAAGGCAACACTCAGACTTCATGGAATACCAGAAACA TCAGTGTCTGCAGTGTGttcatttgaaaatatacagTCAGCTGTAGACACCACAGTACAAGTTCTGCAGTGTGGCATTCCGATGGCAAGAATCG AGTTCTTAGATGAGGTGTCTGTGGATGCTTGCAACAAATATGCCAATATGGACATGAAAGTGGCTCCATCACTGTTTCTAGAATTTTCTGGAAGCCCCAAGTCATTGGAAGAGAATGCAGAAATTGTTG GTGACCTTGTAAAATTGAATGGAGGATCCGACTTCAGATGGGCCACAGATGTTGATGAGAGAAACCGTCTCTGGAAGACAAGGCATGATATTCTGTATGCCTGCATGGCACTCAGACCAGGCTGTAAG CCTTATTCCACAGACGTCTGTGTTCCTATGTCTAACCTTCCTAAGGTAGTCGTGGAGTCCAAGAAATACATTGACGAAGCTGGAGTCATAG GTCCCATGGTAGGGCATGTTGGTGATGGCAACTTCCATGTCTTCTTCCCTGTTGATCAGAGCAACCCAGACGAAGTCAAAACTGTCCATGACGTGTCCGTTAAAATGGCATT ACTGGCCCAGGAGTTGGATGGTACCTGTACAGGCGAACATGGTATTGGACTTGGGAAACGAGAGCTTTTACTTAAAGAAATCGGAGAGACTGGAATCGAAGTGATGCAGCAATTAAAGCAGACACTTGACCCAAATGGCATCTTAAATCCAGGCAAAGTCTTCTTCTGA
- the LOC125666114 gene encoding probable D-lactate dehydrogenase, mitochondrial isoform X1 has product MFRNTVTIEWSRNGLKLNASSSLRHKIRRREMTPAAHKIAPVSDNLVQSLQRIVGSGNVSQAMAVREQHGKDESYHPCAPPQVVAFAESVEQVSGVTKLCNEHRVPLIPFGSGTGLEGGINAIKGGVCLDVMKMDKVIAVHPEDFDCQVECGVTRKTLNNYLRDTGLWFPIDPGADASLCGMCSTSASGTNAVRYGTMRENVLNMEVVLADGRIIHTAGEDRRTKKTSAGYNLTNLFVGSEGTLGIITKATLRLHGIPETSVSAVCSFENIQSAVDTTVQVLQCGIPMARIEFLDEVSVDACNKYANMDMKVAPSLFLEFSGSPKSLEENAEIVGDLVKLNGGSDFRWATDVDERNRLWKTRHDILYACMALRPGCKPYSTDVCVPMSNLPKVVVESKKYIDEAGVIGAYILGHVGDGNFHILFIMDHTNEKEVQTVLDISRRVGLLAQELDGTCTGEHGIGLGKRELLLKEIGETGIEVMQQLKQTLDPNGILNPGKVFF; this is encoded by the exons ATGTTTCGGAACACAG TAACAATAGAGTGGTCACGTAATGGGCTGAAATTGAATGCAAGCAGCTCATTAAGACATAAGATTCGGAGGAGAGAAATGACACCT GCAGCCCATAAAATAGCCCCTGTGTCAGATAACTTGGTGCAAAGCTTGCAGAGGATTGTGGGTAGTGGCAATGTCTCACAGGCAATGGCTGTGCGGGAGCAGCATGGGAAAGATGAATCATATCACCC ATGTGCTCCTCCACAGGTTGTGGCCTTTGCTGAAAGTGTAGAACAGGTATCTGGTGTAACAAAGCTTTGTAATGAGCACAGAGTTCCCCTGATTCCGTTTGGGAGTGGCACTGGACTGGAGGGAGGAATTAATGCAATCAAA GGTGGAGTATGCCTGGACGTTATGAAAATGGACAAGGTGATAGCTGTCCACCCAGAAGACTTTGATTGTCAGGTGGAGTGTGGTGTAACCAGGAAGACCCTCAATAATTACCTGCGAGACACTGGGTTATGGTTTCCGATAG ACCCCGGAGCGGACGCCTCCCTGTGTGGTATGTGTTCCACCAGTGCCTCGGGAACCAATGCAGTGAGGTATGGAACGATGAGAGAGAATGTTTTGAATATGGAGGTGGTTCTGGCAGACGGCAGGATAATTCATACAGCTGGAGAGGACAGACGTACCAA aaaaacatCAGCAGGGTACAACTTGACCAATCTTTTTGTTGGATCAGAGGGAACTCTGGGAATTATTACCAAGGCAACACTCAGACTTCATGGAATACCAGAAACA TCAGTGTCTGCAGTGTGttcatttgaaaatatacagTCAGCTGTAGACACCACAGTACAAGTTCTGCAGTGTGGCATTCCGATGGCAAGAATCG AGTTCTTAGATGAGGTGTCTGTGGATGCTTGCAACAAATATGCCAATATGGACATGAAAGTGGCTCCATCACTGTTTCTAGAATTTTCTGGAAGCCCCAAGTCATTGGAAGAGAATGCAGAAATTGTTG GTGACCTTGTAAAATTGAATGGAGGATCCGACTTCAGATGGGCCACAGATGTTGATGAGAGAAACCGTCTCTGGAAGACAAGGCATGATATTCTGTATGCCTGCATGGCACTCAGACCAGGCTGTAAG CCTTATTCCACAGACGTCTGTGTTCCTATGTCTAACCTTCCTAAGGTAGTCGTGGAGTCCAAGAAATACATTGACGAAGCTGGAGTCATAG GTGCATACATTCTGGGCCACGTAGGTGATGGAAATTTTCACATCCTGTTTATTATGGACCATACAAATGAGAAAGAAGTTCAAACTGTGTTGGACATATCACGCAGAGTGGGATT ACTGGCCCAGGAGTTGGATGGTACCTGTACAGGCGAACATGGTATTGGACTTGGGAAACGAGAGCTTTTACTTAAAGAAATCGGAGAGACTGGAATCGAAGTGATGCAGCAATTAAAGCAGACACTTGACCCAAATGGCATCTTAAATCCAGGCAAAGTCTTCTTCTGA